A genomic window from Salvia hispanica cultivar TCC Black 2014 chromosome 5, UniMelb_Shisp_WGS_1.0, whole genome shotgun sequence includes:
- the LOC125190772 gene encoding protein DMP7-like: MENSKAPLLKEPGKPEGKPEKTPRQKVVRKTFKGTARLSNHLPTGSVLTFQFLSPIVTNEGKCRSKASQGATAAVLAFCAVTCFVLNFTDSFRDERGKVRYGVATFRGLWVVDGSGGLAAEEAAKYRVTFVDFVHAFLSIVIFAVVAMSDQNVAGCFFPSPSVGEMVMMTMLPMMVGAVCSIFFVVYPTTRHGVGFPLSKE, from the coding sequence atggaaaattcaaAAGCTCCGCTGCTCAAAGAACCGGGGAAGCCGGAGGGGAAGCCGGAGAAGACGCCGCGGCAGAAGGTGGTGCGGAAGACATTCAAGGGGACGGCGCGCCTCTCCAACCACCTCCCCACCGGATCCGTCCTCACATTCCAATTCCTCTCTCCGATCGTGACGAACGAGGGGAAATGCCGGTCGAAGGCGAGCCAGGGCGCCACCGCGGCTGTGCTGGCGTTCTGCGCCGTCACGTGCTTCGTGCTGAACTTCACGGACAGCTTCAGGGACGAGAGGGGGAAGGTGCGGTACGGCGTGGCGACGTTCCGCGGCCTGTGGGTGGTGGACGGCTCCGGCGGGctggcggcggaggaggcggCGAAGTACCGCGTGACATTCGTGGATTTCGTGCACGCGTTCCTGTCGATCGTGATCTTCGCGGTGGTGGCGATGTCCGATCAGAATGTGGCCGGGTGCTTCTTCCCGTCACCGTCGGTGGGGGAGATGGTGATGATGACGATGCTGCCGATGATGGTGGGGGCGGTGTGCTCGATCTTCTTCGTAGTGTATCCGACGACAAGGCATGGGGTAGGGTTTCCTCTGTCGAAGGAGTGA
- the LOC125188223 gene encoding uncharacterized protein LOC125188223, producing MGYYLADGIYPQWPVFLKTIRCPLGDRRRYFARAQEFARKDVERAFGVLQSRFALVKGPTRFFYQGDIADIMYACIIMHNMIIDDEHEGVLDVINDPSVASSSHGVSTESARQGVLHNEHERFQAFMDIHQKEAHQALQHDIIEKLRANRNRAHRP from the coding sequence ATGGGGTACTACCTGGCTGACGGCATCTATCCGCAATGGCCCGTGTTtctgaagacgatcagatgtCCACTCGGAGATAGAAGAAGGTATTTTGCCCGAGCGCAAGAGTTtgcgcgcaaggatgtggagagggcatttggggtgctccaatcgcgatTTGCACTGGTAAAGGGCCCGACGCGCTTTTTCTACCAGGGGGATATTGCCGatatcatgtatgcgtgcatcatcatgcataacatgatcatcGATGATGAACACGAAGGCGTCCTCGACGTCATCAACGACCCAAGTGTTGCATCATCGAGTCACGGTGTCTCAACCGAGTCCGCCCGCCAGGGTGTACTGCACAACGAACATGAACGGTTCCAGGCGTTCATGGACATACACCAGAAGGAGGCCCATCAAGCACTACAACACGATATCATCGAAAAATTGCGGGCAAATAGAAACCGCGCCCaccgcccttga